The DNA window AAGACCAGGTACCGGTCGAAGGACTTCGCGAACCACCGGTCGTGCGTCACGGCCAGCACCGTCCCGTCGTACGCGTCCAGCCCCTCCTGGAGCGCCTCGGCGGACTCCAGGTCGAGGTTGTCCGTCGGCTCGTCCAGCAGCAGCGCGGTCGTCCCCTCCAGCTCCATCAGCAGGATCTGGAACCGCGCCTGCTGCCCACCCGACAGCCGGTCGAACGCCTGGTCGCCCTGGCGCTCCAGCTCGTACCGGCGCAGCGCCCCCATCGCCCCGCCCCGGTCCTTGGAGTGCTCGGACCACAGGATGTCGACGAGCGTCCGGCCGACCAGCTCGGGATGCGCGTGGGTCTGCGCGAAGTGCCCGGCGACCACCCGCGCGCCCAGCTTCCACTGCCCCGTGTGCCGGACGTCCTCCCCGGCGAGCAGCCGCAGGAAGTGCGACTTGCCCGAGCCGTTCGACCCGAGCACGGCGACCCGCTCCCCGTAGTAGACCTCCAGGTCGAACGGCTTCATCAGCCCGGTGAGCTCCAGCCCCTCGCACACCACGGCCCGCACCCCGGTGCGCCCGCCGCGCAGCCGCATCCGGATGTCCTGCTTGCGCGGCGGCTCCGGCGGAGGGCCCGCCTCCTCGAACTTCTCGAACCGGGTCCGCATGGCCCGGTACCGCGAGGCCATGTCGGGGCTGATCGCGGCCTGTCCGCGCAGCCTCAGCACCAGCGCCTTGAGTCGCGCGCGCTCCTCCTCCCACCGGCGCAGCAGCTCCTCGAACCGCGCGAACCGCTCCGCCCGCGCCTCGTGGAAGGTGGCGAAGCCGGCGCCGTGCACCCACGCGTCGGCCCCCGTGGCCCCCGGCTCCAGGCTCACGATCTTGTCGGCGGCCCGCGACAGCAGCTCGCGGTCGTGCGACACGAAGAAGACCGTCTTACGGGTCTCCTTCAGCCGCTCCTCCAGCCATCGCTTGCCCGGCACGTCCAGGTAGTTGTCCGGCTCGTCGAGCAGCAGCACCTCGTCGGGGCCCCGCAGCAGCGCCTCCAGTACGAGCCGCTTCTGCTCACCGCCGCTGAGCGTGCGCACCTCGCGGAACTGCGCCTTGTCGTACTCGATCCCCAGCGCCGCCATGGAGCACATGTCCCAGACGGTCTCGGCCTCGTACCCGCCGGCCTCCGCCCAGTCGGACAGCGCCTGCGCGTAGGCCATCTGCGCCTTCTCGTCGTCCACCGTCAGGATCTTGTGCTCGGCCTGGTCGACGGCGGCGGCCGCCTCCCGGATCCGCTCCGGGGACACCGAGACCAGCAGGTCACGCACGGTCCGCTCGTCCTGCACCGACCCCACGAACTGGCCCATCACGCCGAGCCCGCCGCTGACCGTCACGGACCCGCCGTGCGGCTGCAACTGCCGCGAGATCAGCCGGAGCAGCGTCGTCTTGCCCGCTCCGTTCGGCCCGACCAGGGCCACGACCGCGCCCTCCCCGACCCGGAAGGAGACGTCACCGAGCAACGGCCGCCCGTCCGGCAGGTAGTACTCGACGTGTGCGGCCTCAAGATGTCCCATGCTCCGCATTGTCGCCGCCGTCCGCCGCATCACCCAACCGGATTAGGATGCGCGGCATGAGCTTTGGGCAAGGGGGGCCCTCCTGGGGTGGCCCCGAGGGACAGCAGAGCCCTCAGGATCCGTACGGAACACACACCGCACCCGACACGCCGGACTGGGCGGCGCTCGCCGACGCCTCCGCCGCGCGCGCCCGCCGCAAGCGGTGGATGTACATCGGCGGCGGCGTCCTGGCGACCGCCGTGGTCGGCGCGATCGTCGCCACAGCAGTCGTCACGACGAACAGCGGCACGAACACCGACAACACCAACTCCGCGAGCGAGCTGCCGACGCCGGAGACCCTGCCGACCGAGTCCGCCCAGCCCGGCCCCTCCTTCTCCTCGCAGGCGCCGCCGCCCCCGCCGAACCCCAGGGACTTCATCTCCAGCGCGAAGAAGGACACGCTCCCGCTGAGCGCCGACAGCCTCTTCCCCGGCAAGAAGCTCAAGATGGGCGACCGCGCGTACGCCAAGGGCGCGACGAACACCACCACGAGCTGCTCCGCCGCGACCCAGGGCGCGCTGGGCGGCGTACTCGCCAACAACGGTTGCGACCAGGTCATCCGCGCGACGTACTCCAAGGACGGCGTGGCCGTCACCGTCGGCGTCGCGGTCTTCGACACCGCCGCCCAGGCCGCCAAGGCCAAGGAGCAGGCGAGCGGCGGACTCGCCTCGCTCCCCGGCGGCGGCGTTCCCACGTTCTGCCGGGGCGGCTCGGTCTGCCTCAGGACCGCCAACGCCTACGGCCGCTACGCGTACTTCACCGTCAGCGGCTTCACCAGCGGCAAGAACGCGACGACGGCCGACAAGGACGTCTACACGACCAGCGACGACCTCGCGGAGTTCACCTTCCGCCAGATCCACCAGCGCGGGAAGACCCAGGCGTCAGCAGCAGCCGTCGCCGGCCAGTGAGCCGGCCGGCGCCCCCGGCAGCGTCCGCATGTTGCGGGCCTGCCGGGCCCGCGCCGCCAGCAGGTCGTCGGCCGGGTAGCCGACTTCCTCCAGGGTGAGCCCGTGCGGGCGTACGACATGGACGGCCGAGTCACGTTCGCCCGCCGCAAGCACCTTTCCGGGCCAGTCCGCGTCCCGGTGCCCGTCGCCGACGAACAGCATCGCCCCCACCAGCGAGCGCACCATGTTGTGGCAGAAGGCATCGGCGCGCACGGTGGCGGTGATGATCCCGTCCGCTCCCCGCTCCCAGCTCAGCTGCTGCAAGGTCCGGATGGTCGTCGCGCCCTCACGCCGCTTGCAGTACGCCGCGAAGTCGTGCTCCCCGACCAGCCGCGCGGCCGCCCGGTTCATCGCGTCGACGTCCAGGGGCCAGTCGTGCCACAGCACGTGCCCGCGCAGCAGCGGGTCGACGCCCCCGGGGTTGTCCGTCACGCGGTACGCGTAGCGCCGCCACACGGCCGCGAACCTGGCGTTGAACCCCGCCGGAGCCTCGGCCACCTTCCAGACCCGTACGTCGTGCGGCAGCCGCCCCGCGAGCCGCCGCAGCAGCTTGTCGTGGTGCTCCGCCCACACGTCCTCGGGCAGGTCGACGTGCGCGACCTGGCCGCGCGCGTGCACGCCCGAGTCCGTACGCCCGGCGACCGTCAGCTCGTACGTGCGCGGGGACCGCGTCACGGTCCGCAGCGCGCTCTCCAGCTCGCCCTGGACCGTGCGCCGCTCGGTCTGCTTCGCCCACCCGGAAAAGTCCTTGCCGTCGTACGAGAGATCCAGCCGCACCCGCACGAACCCCGGCGCCGCACCCTCAATGTCCTCGCTCACCAGCGCATCCTCTCAAAAGCAGCAAAAACAGAGCGGGCCCGCACCGCCCCGAAGGGTGATGCGGGCCCGCCCGGTGGAGTCAGAACGCTCAGGCGTCCTTGGACTCGCCCTCGGCAGCCTCGGCGGCCGGAGCGTCGTCCTGGGCAGCCTCGTCCTTCTTGGCTGCGTCTTCCTTCACCGCACGCTTCGTCGCGGCCTCGGCCTCACCGGTGGCCTGCTGCGCCACGGTCAGGGCCTCGACCAGCTCGATGACGGCCATCGGGGCGTTGTCGCCACGACGGTTGCCGATCTTCGTGATGCGGGTGTAACCACCGGGGCGGTTCTCGTACCGCGGGGCGATCTCGGTGAAGAGCGTGTGCACGACGCTCTTGTCCGTGATCGTCTGCAGCACCAGGCGACGGTTGTGGATGTCGCCCTTCTTCGCCTTGGTGACCAGACGCTCGGCGACGGGGCGCAGGCGGCGGGCCTTGGCCTCGGTCGTCGTGATGCGGCCGTGCTCGAACAGCGACTTCGCCAGGTTGGCGAGAAGCAGACGCTCGTGCGCGGCGCTGCCGCCCAGACGGGCACCCTTTGCGGGACGCGGCATGGTGATTCTCCTTGTGTCTGCACCGGCCGTATCAGGTACCGGTGTCAGTTCCCGCGAGGCGGCTGCCCCGCGAAAGTCATTGGTGCGCCGGTGCGGGCCGTACAGCCCGCACCGGCGGCATCAGGCCGGTCCGGCGAGCGGGGACGAACCCCGCCGCCGGGACCGGATTGATCAGTACTGCTCGGTCTCGACGAAACCGGCGTCCGCGTCGTCGTCGGCGCCGAAGGCGTCGGCGGCGGCGGTCGGGTCGAATCCGGGCGGGCTGTCCTTGAGGGCCAGGCCCATGCCGGCCAGCTTCGCCTTGACCTCGTCGATCGACTTCGCACCGAAGTTACGGATGTCGAGCAGGTCGGCCTCGGAGCGCGCCACGAGCTCACCCACGGAGTGGATGCCCTCACGCTTGAGGCAGTTGTACGAACGAACGGTGAGCTCGAGCTCCTCGATCGGCAGCGCCAGGTCGGCGGCCAGGGCGGCGTCCGTGGGGGACGGGCCCATGTCGATGCCCTCGGCGTCGATGTTGAGCTCGCGCGCCAGACCGAACAGCTCGACCAGGGTCTTACCGGCGGACGCCATGGCGTCACGCGGGCGCATGGCCTGCTTGGTCTCGACGTCGACGATCAGCTTGTCGAAGTCGGTGCGCTGCTCGACACGGGTCGCCTCGACCTTGTACGTGACCTTGAGCACCGGCGAGTAGATGGAGTCGACCGGAATACGGCCGATCTCCTGGCCCACCTGCTTGTTCTGGACGGCGG is part of the Streptomyces agglomeratus genome and encodes:
- a CDS encoding DNA-directed RNA polymerase subunit alpha yields the protein MLIAQRPSLTEEVVDEYRSRFVIEPLEPGFGYTLGNSLRRTLLSSIPGAAVTSIRIDGVLHEFTTVPGVKEDVTDLILNIKQLVVSSEHDEPVVMYLRKQGPGLVTAADIAPPAGVEVHNPDLVLATLNGKGKLEMELTVERGRGYVSAVQNKQVGQEIGRIPVDSIYSPVLKVTYKVEATRVEQRTDFDKLIVDVETKQAMRPRDAMASAGKTLVELFGLARELNIDAEGIDMGPSPTDAALAADLALPIEELELTVRSYNCLKREGIHSVGELVARSEADLLDIRNFGAKSIDEVKAKLAGMGLALKDSPPGFDPTAAADAFGADDDADAGFVETEQY
- the rplQ gene encoding 50S ribosomal protein L17, producing the protein MPRPAKGARLGGSAAHERLLLANLAKSLFEHGRITTTEAKARRLRPVAERLVTKAKKGDIHNRRLVLQTITDKSVVHTLFTEIAPRYENRPGGYTRITKIGNRRGDNAPMAVIELVEALTVAQQATGEAEAATKRAVKEDAAKKDEAAQDDAPAAEAAEGESKDA
- the truA gene encoding tRNA pseudouridine(38-40) synthase TruA — translated: MSEDIEGAAPGFVRVRLDLSYDGKDFSGWAKQTERRTVQGELESALRTVTRSPRTYELTVAGRTDSGVHARGQVAHVDLPEDVWAEHHDKLLRRLAGRLPHDVRVWKVAEAPAGFNARFAAVWRRYAYRVTDNPGGVDPLLRGHVLWHDWPLDVDAMNRAAARLVGEHDFAAYCKRREGATTIRTLQQLSWERGADGIITATVRADAFCHNMVRSLVGAMLFVGDGHRDADWPGKVLAAGERDSAVHVVRPHGLTLEEVGYPADDLLAARARQARNMRTLPGAPAGSLAGDGCC
- a CDS encoding ABC-F family ATP-binding cassette domain-containing protein, producing MRSMGHLEAAHVEYYLPDGRPLLGDVSFRVGEGAVVALVGPNGAGKTTLLRLISRQLQPHGGSVTVSGGLGVMGQFVGSVQDERTVRDLLVSVSPERIREAAAAVDQAEHKILTVDDEKAQMAYAQALSDWAEAGGYEAETVWDMCSMAALGIEYDKAQFREVRTLSGGEQKRLVLEALLRGPDEVLLLDEPDNYLDVPGKRWLEERLKETRKTVFFVSHDRELLSRAADKIVSLEPGATGADAWVHGAGFATFHEARAERFARFEELLRRWEEERARLKALVLRLRGQAAISPDMASRYRAMRTRFEKFEEAGPPPEPPRKQDIRMRLRGGRTGVRAVVCEGLELTGLMKPFDLEVYYGERVAVLGSNGSGKSHFLRLLAGEDVRHTGQWKLGARVVAGHFAQTHAHPELVGRTLVDILWSEHSKDRGGAMGALRRYELERQGDQAFDRLSGGQQARFQILLMELEGTTALLLDEPTDNLDLESAEALQEGLDAYDGTVLAVTHDRWFAKSFDRYLVFGSDGVVRETTEPVWDERRVERAR